ctgggtggttcacagctgattgaAGGATCAACTTTGAGAACCATAGACCCAGAGATAtccaacatcctagctggatggtcagctttaaacaactgctcaaagtagccggcccagCGGATGACAACTGCAGTGTAATCCATAAGGGCCGTcccgccctgactgcaagtctccgaggaacagattcagatgtgcgtaatgcttcgatttctctgtaagcaggacgtgggtcactagaccacagatggtgtgtcacctgctcacaaatTTGTCTAACAAacacctccttatctgccctcagagccctcacagccatcCTTATCAGCTCCTGGTACAGACTGTgactcctctcgataatatccagggtgccctgcgagatgaaacacctccttctgggaacactggcaacaccaacacagcccttggcaaccttcagggtcttgtcatggaaggtctcccacatcacgtTAGAGTCAGCAGTTGCACCCAAGTCTGTGaattcctcacacaaactgcatgcaagctcatcagaaacagcttgatctcGGAGTAGCCATTTTAAAGTCGTGTGGTGTGAACGAGATGGCTGGATGAGTGACAGAGAATGAGTGAGAGTAGACTCTTTTCTGAGTGAGAGAACACATTCTATTCCATGGTCATttttgtcacgcccggctcgtacgatcctcgtgtgtgccacggccctcattacctacgtgtACTAacccgattgtaatcacctgttgcttgttcagttcaacctgtcttgtgtatttagtccgcgtctgcgTGAGTTTCCCTAGATCTGTTATTTGTGATGTTTAGTGCTCGTTTTGCCTGGTGTGCCTCCTGTCCagtgaataaaccccgtttgtccgtatttcCGGCTCTACTCGcttgcttccccgctcgcctgccTGCACGCACGTAACGATTTTGAACGTATTGAATGTCTGTATGACGTCACGATGGCCCCTGCTTCCATCCCAAGTAAACAGCTAAGTGGCAAATCTGTGCAAGgatattaatttataatttgtaTGTACTAGGCTTGAGAAGTCGAACTTCATCATTCCAATAAAATTTGAGTCTGAAAAATATATTCACAATGGATGGCAGAAACCCACATTCAAAATTTTTACGGTTTCTGTATTGTCTAACATGCacttcctcatttttttttgttttgcctaATGACCCTGAATGCTTAATATTGAATAAGGGATCTGCCACTAGGGGCAGACTGTCACAATTTTATTCAAATTGTCATAATGGCTGAAGCTAGTCATTAAGAAACTAGCGAATTAATGTGTCAATCACAAGAAGAATGCAACGATATAGGATATTATGCATATACTTGAGGGAGCACATGTAACTTTGGAACTCAGTTAcaactcaagtacaaatcatgaacaaatatagtaactgcatgaaaaacataaactgttatgattgattaataataatgaatgaacaaacatgggatcattacgtaactaacacttagttctGGTTAATTTAAACAGCAAGTAAGAGTGTAATACTACATTGTTTGTGTCCCATCAAGTAGACTGTTGCCCAATGTAGCAACTCCTGAAACCCCGGGCATCTTGGGGTCATAAGGATAGGATACCATCTGTTAGCTGCTGTTCCTGTCCTGTGGGCaccaaataaatttaaatgttattataTGATATTTTCCTTTCCACACTTACGACAGTAGCAGGCTAACGTTACAGGGGACCCTATAATGAACATTCACTTTTCATCGAATGATAAATGTTATGAAAAATCAGATCCCTTTTTAAAAGGGGTTTCCTAACCAGTCCTGGTacttatattttataaaaacaaCAGGGAGAAATTCACTCAACCAATCAGCTGACCAACCAATAAGTGAGTTGGTTTGGATTTAATACTATACTGAAATAAAGCACTTTCTCTTTGAATAATGTAGGCCAGGTTTAGTCAAAAAAGAAGGGGGTCTCTCTGTGGCTGTGAAGTCATTCTGATTATTACTCAGGAGTCTGTGAGCCAGTCCGTGTGCAGGCCGCGTCCCCTGCCTTCCTAGTTCTCCGAGGAGTCGGTCTCCTCCGTGGAGCCGTCGCTCTCCATCTCGATCCTCTTGCGGTGGTGCAGAGATTTGCGGGGTGACGCCTTTCTCCCGGAGTCCCGCTGGGCAGCCGCCTGACTGCAGCTAGATGTGGGGCTGACTGAGATCTGGGCAATGCTGAAATTACACCCGCAGTTATCATATGTACGCTCAGCCTTAAAACACACCATAACATACTAACCAGGGTTACAGTATGTACACAGTGCTGAGTACAGCTGCTTAGGGTATATACACTATAACATACTAACCAGGGTTACTGTATGTATACAGTGCTGCACACAGCTGTTCAGGGAAAATGCAGCATAACAAGCTGACCTCATTCTGGTGTCCTCTCCAGTTACACTTCTGCTATGTAATCCACAGCACGTGACTATGTGATCCACAGGACGTGTTAAGCCCCAGCCTTCCACTGCACTGGCTTTACTGAAGCTGTCCCTGACCCGGCGTGGTGCTCTGAGAGTGATATCAGCAAATAGAGAATGGAACTGCTGGGTTCCTACTCACAGCCTCTCCAGCTCCTGGTCCATCTCCGGGTCTATCAGCAGGTCGGCTCTGCTCGGCAAGGAACCTGCAATGGGAATAAGCTCAGGGTTACTCACCAATTAGCCTACAGGAGACATGTGTCAGGAAGGGCTACACCACTTGTGCTTATAAATCAAGGAGCAGGATTTTTTCCTTGATAGAAAAATTGAAAGAAAACAGGATTTTACAGTGAGCACCAAGGTTACAGGTAGCTGAAGGCCTCTGAATCACGTATCCTACGTAACGTACAGAAATGTTAAAGATGCGACTACATCGATACGCAGACACCTGCGTTGATCTAAATGTAGCATGAACCAATTGGTGGACCGATTCTAAAGCTACGAAGCAGGTGACTGAAGCTTTGCTGCTAATTCTACTTTAGTATAAACTAAGCTGCTGCGGATGACTCGTTCGCCTAACGCTACGAGTcattttactttcaaaataataaCTGCCTATCATATGCTAATCTAAATCTAAATATAACCTTAAATCTGCACATCTCACACTGACCTCCGAGAGTGACATTAGCGTGTTATAAGAATAACGTGTCCAGCTATGCCGACACGGTTTACAGATACCGGAGCATGGGTGCGTGACACTTCAGTTTATATtcataatatatacatttttttatacaGTAAGTAATTTTTGTCATAATGTAATGGAAAATGAATATCTACATTAAACAAATGTTAAAAGATTACATTGCATCGAATCACACCATATACAATCGCACCAAATCGTTCTGTAATAAAATCAATTGCACTTAATATCGCAGCCCATGTATTTACATACATATTGGATCGTTTTATGAGGGAGAGATGTACCCCTAACCCTATATTTACTTATTACATGTTAGATTTCCATCTATTTATCtatcatgcaaaaacatgttCGGGATGCAATAAAACTAATTCCACCAACATTAATGGAGAACTTCAGGGTTGCTTCCTAAAGAAGACCTATAGCAAGTGTAGATGTGCAAACCAAATAATGCAAGTCTGCTGGAGCTCTGGAAATGAGAAAAATATTAAGAGTTGGGATTAAGTTGTTTCCTGGTGAGCAGCAGACTGCACTACCACGAGTGCTGGGGAGGGGCGAGACCCTACTATCCCCAGCAATGGAAAAGGGACGAGACCCTGTCTTCCCCAGCGATGGGAAAGGGACGAGACCCTACTATCCCCAGCGATGGGAAGGGGACGAGACCCTACTATCCCCAGCGATGGGAAGGGGACGAGACCCTACTATCCCCAGCGATGGGAAGGGGACGAGACCCTACTATCCCCAGTGATGGGAAGGGGATGAGACCCTACTATCCCCAGTGATGGGAAGGGGACGAGACCCTACTATCCCCGGCGATGGGGAGGGGACGAGACCCTGTCTTCCCCGGCGATGGGGAGGGGACGAGACCCTGCCATCCACAGTGACGGGGAGGGGATGAGAACCTACTGTCCCCAGTGATGGGGAGGGGCTCTGTGGGTATCCCAGAGTGAAGGCGCGTGATGTGGCCGGTGGAGATGCAGGTACTCATGCAGGTACTCATGCAGGTACTCACCGATCTCTTTACTGATACCCTCATGTTTAGCGAGGGCCGTGAGGAAGCCGTACAGGGTGACCCGCTCGTCCTGCTGCAGGATCTCCCCGACGGCAGGAGCAGGCGGGTGGCTGGAAGAGACGACGATAAAGACAGGGAGAGCTCAGGCCCGCACCCCATTCCTGTGGCCTCGGCACACCCTTCACGCCACATCCTTCAAAACGACACCTTTTATTAGCCTAGCTATGCGCTAACAGCCCCGTGTGACGTTGTGTACCTATGCTTGTATCTCTCACAGGCCGCTTCTACTGCATCCTGGAAGGCTGAAGCATCCACTCCCTCCTGGGCTGCAGTCTCACTGGTGGCCAGCGGGGGGAGCTGTTCCACTGAAGTCGACGTGGGGACAATCACAGTGTTGGGGCTCTTCCCGGACAGCAGGTCCTGGTAAATCACCGTGATACTCTCTATGAACTCTGTAAGGCAGAAACGGGCATTTTCTACTGACCAAGGTCTACAGACCCTCCCCTACACAGGACAGTAATGGGCTGAGTAATAGCACAGCTGCTAAAGCAGTAATTAAATAAGTAACATGCATGCAGGGTGATAATGTCTGGCCCCCTAGAGGGGTTTCCTTCAGTTTCTTTTTGTAAAGGAAATGTGATCCCTGATCCCAGGTCCAATTTCCTCCAGATGAACCTTCCAGAACCTACACTGAGTTACATCAAGCCACAAACAGATATAGCCAAATATAGCCCTCCCCCATACCAATGTGGTAGGTAACCGGGTGCCCCATACCCAAACATATTCAGAGAATGTAACACGAAACAGTACAGAATTACAGCCTGGGCTTCACATGGCATCAGACTGGGCTGCCTGCTTTCTTGTTACCTTAAGCACAATTTTCGTATTTAATGACTTCTATGCAAAAAAACGATCCCATTTATTGAAATGTTACTCCTCAGTAACACACTGTACTTACCTATGCAAATCAGGTTCAAATTCTGTTCCTaaagggccagaatccaacagtGTTTTCAGATTTCCTTGCTAAACACACACCTTAATCGGCTAATTGCCAGgattagtaggtgtgtttgaagAGGGAGATCTTCAAATTGTGTTGGATTCTGGTCCTCCAGGACCAGAATTGGGGAACTCTGATGGACATCATTTTTTATATAGCTTAATCATAATATGTTGTTGAAAATTTAGAAAAATATATGCTACATAAAGCattccttagtgtgtgattgttttCCAAGGTGCCATTAGTTTGCTGTTTGGCCAACATCTGGTCTACGTGCTCTGCATCACTCCCTCCAACAGACATCGTGAGCTTTTAATGGAGACTTCAGAAGGCAGTGCTCAGCGTTCCTCGAGGGAGGTCGGCACCTGCCTTCAAAGTACAGCTGGATCTGGAGGGCGTGCAGGAAATCGGCGAAGGTCATGGGGCAGTCCAAAGCATCGTCCAGCAGCACCATCCTGTTTGGGAAAGAACTCCATCATCCACGCTGCAGCCAGAAGTTCTCCACCTGCTAACTGTGCTCGCTAACCAAGACGAGCAGCTGGGGAGACCTCAGGCAACTGGCACCAGAGGAGGATAATTTAGGTACAGAGAGTAAAAGTCTAGaacaagattttgcttcaaccaaccagtcacagaaacaaaatct
The Paramormyrops kingsleyae isolate MSU_618 chromosome 13, PKINGS_0.4, whole genome shotgun sequence DNA segment above includes these coding regions:
- the cstpp1 gene encoding centriolar satellite-associated tubulin polyglutamylase complex regulator 1, whose translation is MNSDRFALTIDEYLAEKDVMFYLEDAITQLLEHKEEYVQFGVSRYLAEYFNSVRHGSHVLFREFGYIKATPHNRASFIRIFWKCYRQIGKNGVLLSTLEYSSLLQLICPDFPVEVAQGAARMVLLDDALDCPMTFADFLHALQIQLYFEEFIESITVIYQDLLSGKSPNTVIVPTSTSVEQLPPLATSETAAQEGVDASAFQDAVEAACERYKHSHPPAPAVGEILQQDERVTLYGFLTALAKHEGISKEIGSLPSRADLLIDPEMDQELERLIAQISVSPTSSCSQAAAQRDSGRKASPRKSLHHRKRIEMESDGSTEETDSSEN